A single region of the Hyphomicrobiales bacterium genome encodes:
- a CDS encoding conserved hypothetical protein (Evidence 4 : Unknown function but conserved in other organisms) gives MAASNDNIGPDEPLRLVDAVRYGFPHGGMTLSGLRKEAKRGRLAVERIAGKDFTTLRAIEEMRRLCHVQRRAPGSGSGRSGSISERASASPMLPGSFSTAASISPRDALLAKLSKRKSA, from the coding sequence ATGGCCGCGTCGAATGACAACATCGGGCCGGACGAGCCCCTTCGCTTGGTGGATGCTGTGCGCTATGGGTTCCCGCACGGGGGCATGACCTTGAGCGGCCTCCGTAAGGAAGCGAAGCGGGGACGGCTGGCAGTCGAGCGAATCGCTGGCAAGGACTTCACTACGCTCAGGGCAATTGAGGAGATGCGTCGGCTATGCCACGTCCAGCGAAGGGCGCCCGGCTCTGGCTCCGGAAGGAGCGGATCGATAAGCGAACGGGCAAGCGCATCGCCAATGCTGCCTGGTTCATTCTCGACGGCGGCGAGCATATCCCCACGGGATGCGCTGCTGGCGAAATTGAGCAAGCGGAAAAGCGCCTAA
- a CDS encoding Nuclease-like protein produces the protein MVRINKHLRSGFRAAVLALVLVTPAIAQERILVLDGDTIAVGRERIRVIGVDAPETFDARCPAEKALGDKATAAMRQMVAQGVRVERTGTKDRYRRSLARVYFRGRDVADIMVERGLAVRYDCPHGRCPKRIDWCTRLGG, from the coding sequence ATGGTCCGAATCAACAAGCATCTCAGGTCCGGGTTCCGCGCAGCCGTCCTGGCGCTCGTTCTGGTCACGCCCGCCATTGCTCAAGAGCGCATCCTCGTGCTTGACGGCGATACGATCGCAGTAGGCCGCGAGCGGATCCGGGTTATCGGGGTCGACGCGCCGGAGACCTTCGACGCTCGGTGCCCGGCCGAGAAGGCACTTGGAGACAAGGCCACCGCGGCCATGCGCCAGATGGTCGCCCAAGGCGTGCGGGTCGAGCGCACGGGTACCAAGGATCGATATCGCCGCTCTCTGGCGCGGGTCTATTTCCGGGGCCGCGACGTTGCTGACATCATGGTCGAGCGTGGACTAGCCGTGCGGTATGATTGCCCCCATGGGCGATGCCCAAAGCGAATTGATTGGTGCACAAGGCTGGGAGGTTGA
- a CDS encoding hypothetical protein (Evidence 5 : Unknown function) produces the protein MPSPNVIAAARLLREEGYAVVKLEWSPDMATAGEEALAASEHLPEEDAAAHVYAAVLSQANAATAKAMGEVEADQMTAHDDVWASVPEAAHVNY, from the coding sequence ATGCCTTCACCAAACGTGATCGCGGCTGCCCGCCTCCTACGTGAGGAAGGCTACGCAGTTGTGAAGCTGGAATGGTCCCCTGACATGGCAACAGCCGGCGAAGAGGCTCTTGCTGCCTCGGAACATCTACCGGAAGAAGACGCCGCCGCGCATGTCTACGCCGCTGTGCTGTCGCAGGCTAACGCGGCAACCGCAAAGGCCATGGGTGAGGTCGAGGCAGACCAGATGACGGCCCATGACGATGTCTGGGCGTCCGTGCCCGAAGCGGCGCATGTGAACTACTAG
- a CDS encoding Integrase, which translates to MPRPAKGARLWLRKERIDKRTGKRIANAAWFILDGGEHIPTGCAAGEIEQAEKRLKEYIAEKYRPERRERDIERIDIADVLSIYDDDTRQRQANLRTFDQRLSRLAEWWGGKMLSDVTGESCRAYVEHRRAVELQRRATAKHRPKGTPTAPTAGGARRDLEDLRAAVNHHAKQGLHRGVVKVALPEKGTARDRWLTRDEAARLLWVCWRAREEQKRHRGPDTGKVLPTDKRPLRHVARFILLGLYTGSRAAALAAASPSKAIGRSYVDLDRGIFYRLAEGKKATNKRQPPVPIPPHLLAHMRRWQAKGIAGEHFVQWNGKPVISVKTAFGTAVEKAGLDGKVTPHTLRHTAATWLMQNGVPIWTAAGFLGMSPEMVERTYGHHHPDYLAEAVRGFKPKKSA; encoded by the coding sequence ATGCCACGTCCAGCGAAGGGCGCCCGGCTCTGGCTCCGGAAGGAGCGGATCGATAAGCGAACGGGCAAGCGCATCGCCAATGCTGCCTGGTTCATTCTCGACGGCGGCGAGCATATCCCCACGGGATGCGCTGCTGGCGAAATTGAGCAAGCGGAAAAGCGCCTAAAAGAATATATAGCAGAAAAATACAGGCCGGAGCGGCGAGAGCGAGATATCGAACGCATCGATATTGCCGATGTGCTTTCGATTTACGACGACGATACACGCCAGCGTCAGGCTAATCTACGCACATTCGATCAGCGCTTGAGCCGCCTCGCCGAATGGTGGGGCGGCAAAATGCTGTCCGACGTCACGGGCGAATCATGCCGCGCCTACGTCGAGCATCGCAGGGCAGTTGAGCTGCAGCGCCGCGCCACAGCCAAGCACCGCCCGAAGGGCACGCCCACCGCCCCGACGGCTGGAGGCGCGCGCCGGGATCTCGAGGACCTGCGGGCCGCAGTCAACCACCACGCGAAACAGGGTCTACATCGGGGTGTCGTGAAGGTCGCGCTTCCCGAGAAGGGAACTGCCCGCGACCGATGGCTGACACGCGATGAAGCGGCGCGGTTGCTCTGGGTGTGTTGGCGGGCCCGAGAGGAGCAGAAGCGGCATCGGGGCCCGGATACCGGCAAAGTGCTGCCCACCGACAAGCGGCCGTTGCGGCACGTCGCCCGCTTCATTCTCCTGGGCCTCTACACCGGATCGCGTGCCGCTGCATTGGCCGCTGCGTCCCCGTCGAAAGCCATCGGGCGGTCCTATGTCGACCTCGATCGCGGGATCTTCTATCGGCTTGCTGAGGGGAAGAAGGCGACGAACAAGCGTCAGCCTCCGGTTCCCATCCCCCCTCACCTTCTTGCTCATATGCGGCGATGGCAGGCCAAGGGAATCGCAGGCGAGCACTTCGTTCAATGGAACGGCAAGCCTGTCATTTCGGTGAAGACGGCGTTCGGGACTGCAGTGGAAAAGGCGGGCCTGGACGGGAAAGTCACCCCCCACACCCTTCGGCACACCGCCGCGACTTGGCTCATGCAGAATGGCGTACCAATCTGGACGGCGGCCGGGTTCCTGGGAATGTCGCCTGAGATGGTCGAGAGGACTTATGGGCACCACCACCCCGACTATCTTGCCGAGGCTGTCCGGGGCTTCAAACCAAAGAAATCAGCGTAA